The nucleotide sequence CACACCATGCGAATGCCTCGCTCACGCAAGCGCACTACGAGCGGTACGAAATCAGCATCGCCTGAGCCAATGGCGATGACGGCTGGTTTGGGTAACTGGCAGGCCAACTCCATGGCGTCAACGGCAAGCGCCACATCGGTGGTGTTCTTGCTCAGTGAGAGATTCACAAACGGGCGGATGGCCCTACCCAGCATGGTCTGTGCGAGCCCTTTGAGGTTTTCTGCACTGCCATAAGCCCGTCGCACGGTGAGTGTGCCCTCTGTTGATTCAAGTCCGGCACAGGCTTCCTCGATCCAAGCTGGAGAAGAAAGGTTGTCAGCATCAATCAGGAAGATCACCATAGAGCAGGTCCTTTCAGTCAGTTGTAACGCCCAATACCGCCCAACACAGAACACCGTGAACAGCGTACAGATGGCTTTTGAAGGGGTGCCAACGACTAGGTTTTTGGTTAGCGACGTTGAAGAGGCTTGCTTCCTTCAGGTCCGCCACTCCCCGACCGTACTTCCCCTCACATACCAAGTAGCCTGACCTGTCTTCAACGATACGAGCGTGGCTTCGCATCAACACGATCTCGGCCTTGAGACGTTTCTCGATCGAGACTTTGTCGCCACTTCTTGGCGTCAGTACGCGAGTCCTAAGTTGATCAATGCCTTCGTCATGCATGGATGGGATGTTCCTTTGCGCGCTCTATGCATTCTGGAGCCGTTGAATTGTGATGGTCAGCGTGAAGCAATCGGGCCAGTGGGCTGATAGTCCATTTCGAAACTGCAATAAAAGCGTTGGGCCATGGTTGGGCCATGGAAAAAGGGCAGACTGTCTATGACTATTGGACTCTTTGGGGCCAAAACTCATTGTGACTATTGCTCATCAAGTGGATTTCTTGATTGTCCGAGACCAAGTATTGCTGGTTCTCCTCTGGTGGTGCGGCTGGCGGGGATCGAACCCACGACCCTTGGCTTCGGAGGCCAATACTCTATCCACTGAGCTACAGCCGCACGGTGTAAATTACTTGAGGGTGAAGTCGCGACATCCTTGTCGGACCGCTGATTCGCCTTCGTGTGGCAGTCTCCACACTTACGTTACCCTGCGATTGTAGGTGTTTTCAGAGTGGGCGCAGCTATAATTCCCCGCTGCACTTGCAGACTCTGACTTTTCGAGGATTACATGAGCGATAACAGCCACACTAATGCGCACGACGAGGCCCACACCGGCCCCATAAAGACACCTAAGCAGCTTTTGTTGGCTTCTTTGTTTTCGTTCATAGTCCCGATATTTGTCATTATTGGACTGGTCTACTACGTGGTTTCGGACAATAAGCCCGCAGCTGGGTCTGTCAATCCTGAGCGCGCCATTGCCGAGCGCATTCAGAAAGTGGGCATGGTCGAGATTCGCGATGCCAACCGCGAAATGCGCAGTGGTGAACAAGCATTCAAAGCCCAATGTTCCGCCTGTCATACCACTGGGGCTGCTGGTTCTCCCAAGTTCGGAGACGCTTCCGCTTGGGGGCCTCGCATTAAGACTGGTTTTGAATCGCTACTCAATTCTGCGCTAAAGGGCAAAGGTGCCATGGGTGCCCAAGGTGGCGGCGACTTGGATGACTTTGAAGTCGCTCGGGCGGTGGTCTATATGGCAAACGCTGGTGGGGCCAAGTTTGACGAGCCCAAGAAAGCGGCCGAGGCGGCGAAGTAAGCTTCAACAGCGATAGTTAAAGGACGCCATGGGCGTCCTTTTTTATACCAGTATCTTTGGGCTGCCCTGCAGCGCGCTTACGTGTTTGGGCTCGGGTTGGGACTTGGCTTCTTAATGAATTTATACAGCTTGGGAAGCTCGCTGGAATGTATCTCCAATGGAGACCAAGAGTCTTGTTCGAGCCACTGACTTAGATTGAACATGTCTTGGGTGTGCACCAAGCCAAGCCCTAAGTCGGTGTTGGCGTAAGCCATTCCATTTTCATCTAGAAGAAACGATCGGAGTTGGGCTGGTCTGCCTGTATGGGTACTGACGCTGTGATTGGAGTCGATCCGAATTATCCATGGCGTAGCTGCTAGGGACACATAGACGCGCTGGGGTCCGTTTTGAAAGTACCATTGTCCGATGGGGTCACAGCTGTAGTTCCGCTCGATAAAGGAGATCAGCTTGGCGTGCGTAATGAGGGAGCCTTTGGCACCAATTACCCCTGAATCAAAGTCACCTTTGTGTTGCGCTTGGTCATCGCGCATGTACCAGTTGCCTCGGGTGTCCAAACCCAACCATTCATAGCAGTCCGGCACGTTTGGCCACTTCTGCATTGCTTGCATCACCAGATCATCCATAGGCGGACTCCACAACCGGGAGGTGATCCTTGCACCAACGAATCACCAGTTCGGGTATCTCCATCACGTGTGCCGGCGGACGTCCCCGAGGAAAACCAACGTGCCCACCATCACTAGGCTGCCACAGTGTTACATGTCGGCCAACGTTTTTCTGAGTAGGTAGGCAAGCCGCAGGCACAAACGGGTCATTTTTCGCGTTGATGACCAAAGTGGGGACTTGAATGTCCTGCATTCTCGGCTTGGCTGACGCGCGCAACCAATAGTCCTCGGTGTCCTTGAATCCATGCAAAGGTGCCGTGAAGACATTGTCAAATTCGTAAAGCGTCTTTGTGCCCATGAGCTTTGAACGATCAAAAAGCCCAGGGTGTTGGTTCAGCTTTAGCAGCGCTTTCGGCTTCATCGTGCGTAGGAACATGTTCGTGTACACCCGATTGAAGCCTCGTGCGATTGCCTGCCCACTTGCGGCCAAGTCCAACGGAGCACTGATGGCAACACAAGCGCTGACGGTATGGGCTGCTTGGTTGCCTTGCTCTTGGGCCCAGCGCAAAAGGGCATTGCCGCCCAAGGACACACCCACTGCCAAGATGGGGCCTTGGTGTCTTTTTTGTAGCTCTTCCAAGATCCAAGCGATCTCCTGGTGATCCCCGGAATGATAGGCCCTTGGCCCTTGATTCAACTCACCGCTGCAACCACGAAAGTGAGGGACAGCGAAATCCATTCGATGTGCTCTGGCAACACTGGCAAACGCCTCCGCGTAATGGCTTCGGGATGAGCCTTCTAGGCCATGAAATAGGACGAGTAGAACCGAAGGGCGCGGCTCAGTATTCGATAGAGATAGCCAGTCAACATCAATAAAGTCCCGGTCAGGGGTGTGCCACCGCTGCCGCACGTAAAGGGGTCGATCCCCCACAAATCGGCTTGAAAACAATGCAGGCCAAATGGTTTGTAAGTTGCCGCCTGGCAGCCAGCAGGGGGCGACATACTTCATACAGATGCCCTGCACAGAGGGCCTCGCCCCAAAGAGTCAGTGTAGTACCTGGGGAGTGGGGTCAATTTCATGATGCTCATCTTGCGAGCCGGGACTGGCGTGGTGAACGACCATACGCCAACCCTCAGGGGTTTTTTGATAAACGTTGGTGGCCAAGACGAAAGCATGAACCAGCCCATCAGGCGTTAGCACTTCAACCCGTTCGAGTACGTGGTGAACAGCGCTGGTCAGCGAATCAACTCTGCGGATAGATTCAGGACGCGCCGACACAGCACCCGAATGCGCGAAGACGGCTTCGAATGCTGCACGAATGGCGCCAGCTCCGATGACCCTAGGCCCTCCGGGATGGATGCAGGCAATCTCATCTTCATTTGCCCAGCACGCCATCATTCTCTCGATATCCGCTGACTGCAAAGCTTCATAGAACGCAGCCTCTATCTCGTCTGGACTACCTCCCAATACAGCGTGTTGGTGTGCGGCTTTTTTCATGCTCAATGGGTCGTGTGTATCGTGCTATTGTGACTGCTTTAGTAGGAGCGTCTTTTTCATCCGCTGCGGAAATAAAAAAACCGCCATGAAGGCGGTTTTTGGAATGGAGAAAACGTTACTTCTTTGCTCGAAATTTACGCAATGCGGCTATCTGAGCAGCCATGACGGCGAGCTCAGACTGAGCACGCGCTATATCGAGCTCACCTTTGGCGTTCTTGAGGGCTTCTTCTGCAGCCATCTTGGCCGCGTTGGCCTTTTCTTCGTCCAAGTCCTTGCCGCGAATGGCTGTATCGGACAGCACTGTGACGCAGTTTGGCTGAACTTCCAACAAACCACCAGCCACAAAGACAAACTCTTCGCTGCCGTCGGCCTTCTCGATCCGCACTGATCCCGCCTTAATGCGTGTAATCAATGGTGTGTGGCGAGGGTAAATGCCAAGTTCTCCGGCCTCTCCAGGCAAGGCCACGAATCTGGCTTCACCTGAAAAGATCGACTCCTCCGCACTGACCACATCAACGTGGATGGTGTTCATTTTGGACCTTGCTTAGAGCTTCTTTGCTTTTTCAAACGCTTCGTCGATGGTACCAACCATGTAGAACGCCTGCTCTGGCAAATGGTCGCACTCACCAGCCACAATCATTTTGAATCCACGGATGGTTTCAGCCAAACTGACGTACTTACCTGGAGAACCCGTGAACACCTCGGCCACGTGGAATGGCTGGGACAAGAAGCGTTGAATCTTACGGGCACGTGCTACGGCCAGTTTGTCTTCGGGTGCCAACTCGTCCATACCCAAGATGGCGATAATGTCGCGCAACTCCTTGTAGCGTTGCAAGGTACCCTGTACTGCGCGGGCAGTGTTGTAGTGGTCTTCTCCCACGACCAAAGGATCCAACTGACGGCTTGTGGAATCCAAAGGATCCACCGCAGGGTAGATACCCAAGGATGCAATGTCACGTGACAACACGACAGTTGAGTCCAAGTGAGCGAACGTCGTTGCTGGGGATGGATCGGTCAAGTCATCCGCGGGAACGTAAACCGCTTGGATGGAAGTAATTGAGCCCACCTTAGTTGAAGTAATACGCTCTTGCAAACGGCCCATTTCTTCAGCCAGAGTTGGCTGGTAGCCCACTGCGGAAGGCATACGGCCCAACAAAGCAGAAACTTCGGTACCAGCTAATGTAAAGCGGTAGATGTTGTCCACGAAGAACAGCACATCTTTGCCTTCATCACGGAAAGACTCAGCAATAGTCAGACCCGTCAAAGCAACGCGCAAACGGTTGCCTGGGGGTTCATTCATCTGACCATAGACCATGGCAACCTTGGAGTCTTCCAACTTTTCAAGATTCACAACACCAGAGTCGGCCATCTCATGATAGAAGTCATTACCTTCACGGGTCCGCTCTCCAACACCAGCAAAAACGGACAAACCGCTGTGAGCTTTAGCGATGTTGTTGATCAACTCCATCATGTTCACGGTCTTGCCCACACCGGCACCACCGAACAGACCAACCTTGCCGCCCTTTGCAAACGGGCAAACCAAGTCAATCACTTTGATACCAGTTTCCAACAACTCTTGGGAAGGATTCAGTTCGTCGTAAGCGGGTGCCAAACGGTGAATGGATGCTTGCATTTCGTTGCTGACTGGGCCACGCTCATCGATGGGAGAGCCCAACACGTCCATGATGCGACCCAGCGTCGCCTTTCCAACTGGCACTGTGATAGGGCGCGCAGTGTTTTGCACCATCATGCCGCGGCGTAAACCGTCAGAGGAACCCAACGCGATCGTGCGGACAATGCCGTCACCCAATTGCTGCTGCACCTCTAAAGTCAAGCTGGAACCTTCCATCTTGAGCGCGTCATAAATTTTTGGCATCTTGTCGCGTGGAAACTCCACATCGACGACCGCACCAATACACTGAACAATCTTGCCTTGTACTTGAGCCATTTTTTGCTCCAAATTAAATAACGTTTAAACGGCCGCCGCACCCGCCACGATTTCCGAAAGCTCTTTCGTAATCGCCGCTTGACGCGTTTTGTTGTAGACCAACTTGAGTTCTGCTATGACGCTGCCTGCGTTGTCGGTGGCAGACTTCATAGCAACCATGCGGGCTGACTGCTCTGACGCCATATTTTCCGCTACGGCTTGGTAGACCAATGCTTCTACGTAACGGACTAGCAATTGGTCAATGACCGCCTGCGGGTCTGGTTCATAGATGTAGTCCCAGCTATGCTTAGCACCAGTTGCTGCTTCATCTGCTTTGGCGTCGGCTTGCATAGCACTTGCAGACAACGGTAGCAACTGCTGCACCACGGGTTCCTGCTTCATCGTATTGATGAATCGCGTATAGCAAAGATACACAGAGTTGACTTCGCCTCGTGTATAGGCGTCGAGCAACACCTTAACTGGACCAATCAGCTTCTCGAGATGTGGCGTATCACCCAACTGAGTTGCGTGAGACACCACTTTTGCACCAATACGATTCAAAAAGCCGAAGCCTTTATTTCCGATAGCGATAGCTTGTGTGGAGACACCTTCAGCCTGCAAATCGCGCAGCTTGTTAGTTACGCCTCGCAAAACATTGGTGTTCATCCCGCCGCATAGGCCCTTATCCGTAGTCACCACAATCATGCCTGCTGACTTAGCGTCATTAGTGACCATGAAAGGGTGGACATACTCAGGGTTGGCTTGACCCAAGTTGGCTGCAATATTGCGAATCTTCTCGCTGTAAGGCCGGGCCGCACGCATGCGGTCCTGCGCCTTGCGCATTTTGCTCGCGGCAACCATCTCCATGGCTTTTGTGATCTTCTTGGTGTTTTCCACCGATTTGATCTTGCCGCGTATTTCCTTACCTGCTGCCATGAATGACTCCTTGTGTCTTCAGGTGCGGATCAGGCAAAAGACTTTTTGAACGCGGTGGCTGCAGCAGTCAACTCAGCTTCGGCGTCCTTGTCCATCGCTTTGTTCGCTTCTAACTTGGCCAACAAAGCTGCGTGCTTGTCTTTGAGGTAAGCGTGCAAACCATGTTCGAACGCCAATACGCGTTTGACTTCGATGTCGTCCATAAAGCCTTTATTGACCGCGAACAGCGTCGCGCCCATCAAGCTGACTGGTAGCGGGCTGTATTGCGCCTGCTTCAGCAACTCAGTAACACGCGCACCACGATCGAGCTGCTTGCGTGTGGACTCGTCCAAATCAGACGCGAATTGAGCAAAAGCAGCTAACTCACGGTACTGCGCCAAGTCAGTACGGATACCACCGGACAAGTTCTTAATCAACTTGGTTTGAGCAGCGCCACCAACGCGGGAAACGGAGATACCAGCATTAATAGCGGGGCGGATACCTGCGTTGAATAGTGACGTTTCCAAGAAGATCTGGCCGTCTGTGATCGAGATCACGTTGGTTGGAACGAATGCGGATACGTCACCAGCTTGCGTTTCAATAATTGGCAGTGCGGTCAAGGAACCAGACTTGCCTTTTACTTCACCTTTGGTGAATGCTTCAACATAGTCGGGGTTCACGCGAGCAGCACGTTCCAACAAACGGCTATGCAAATAGAAAACGTCGCCTGGATATGCTTCACGACCTGGTGGGCGACGCAACAGCAACGAAACTTGACGATACGCCACCGCTTGTTTAGACAAATCGTCGTACACGATCAACGCGTCTTCACCACGGTCACGGAAGTACTCGCCCATCGTGCAACCAGAGTAGGCGGACACGTACTGCATCGCTGCAGATTCGGATGCGGTAGCAGCCACAACGATGGTGTATTCCATCGCGCCAGCTTGCTCCAAAGCGCGAACGACGTTCTTTACGGATGACGCTTTTTGACCAATCGCCACGTAGACGCAGGTCATGTTCTGACCCTTTTGGTTGATGATGGCGTCAATCGCTACGGCAGTCTTGCCGGTTTGACGGTCGCCAATGATCAATTCACGTTGGCCACGGCCTACAGGCACCATGGAGTCGATAGACTTCAAACCTGTTTGCATGGGCTGGCTAACGGACTGGCGGGCGATAACGCCAGGAGCCACCTTCTCGATGACATCAGTCATCTTGGCGTTGATCGGGCCTTTTCCGTCGATGGGTTGACCCAAGGCGTTTACTACGCGACCTTTGAGCTCGGGTCCAACTGGAACTTCCAAAATACGGCCCGTGCACTTGACGGTGTCGCCTTCAGAAATGTGCTCGTAAGCGCCCAAAATAACGGCACCTACGGAGTCGCGCTCCAAATTCAAAGCCAAGCCGTAGCTAGGCTGTCCGTCAGCGTCAGCGGGAAACTCAAGCATTTCGCCCTGCATTACATCGGACAAACCGTGTACGCGGCAAATTCCGTCTGTTACAGATACGACAGTACCTTCATTCCGAATATTGGAACTGCCAGACAGTCCCTCAATACGGCTCTTGATTAGTTCAGAAATCTCTGCGGGATTGAGTTGCATGGCTCTTTCCTTCTTTCGTTAGTTGGGCTGATAGCGGGAGGCACAAAGCCTACGCTGTCAAAGCCACTTTCATTTGTTGCAAACGGGCTTTGACGGAGGAGTCTAAGACTTCGTCACCCACCACCACACGAACACCACCAATCAGCTCTGGCTGGAGTTCGACGGTCACATTGAGCTTACGGCCAAAACGCTTCTCAAGCGTAGTGGTCAAGTTGTTCAACTCCGCGGCATCAATGGCGAACGCACTGAAGACAGTAGCATCGGATGCGCCACTGTGGGCATTCACCAAACCGCGAAACTGATCGGCAATTTCCGGCAAAACCGCCAGACGCCCATTCTGAATTACCGTTAGCAAAAAATTCTTTGCCATGGGAGGCAAAGAGTCTTTTGCAATGTTGGCGATTACGTCAAACACCTGTTCGGCATTGACATTGGGCCTGGCTGCAAACTCTTGCAGTTGCGCATTGAGCGCGACTGCCTTCAGAGTTTCCACCCAAGCCACAGCACCCTGTAGATCCGCAGCAGTTGCTTTGAACAAAGCGTCTGCATAGGGCCGGGCGATGGTGGCAAGTTCAGCCATAGTTCCCTCTTACAGCTCAGTGGCCAAACGGCCTAGCAAGTCAGCATG is from Rhodoferax aquaticus and encodes:
- a CDS encoding c-type cytochrome, with amino-acid sequence MSDNSHTNAHDEAHTGPIKTPKQLLLASLFSFIVPIFVIIGLVYYVVSDNKPAAGSVNPERAIAERIQKVGMVEIRDANREMRSGEQAFKAQCSACHTTGAAGSPKFGDASAWGPRIKTGFESLLNSALKGKGAMGAQGGGDLDDFEVARAVVYMANAGGAKFDEPKKAAEAAK
- a CDS encoding DUF2946 family protein yields the protein MDDLVMQAMQKWPNVPDCYEWLGLDTRGNWYMRDDQAQHKGDFDSGVIGAKGSLITHAKLISFIERNYSCDPIGQWYFQNGPQRVYVSLAATPWIIRIDSNHSVSTHTGRPAQLRSFLLDENGMAYANTDLGLGLVHTQDMFNLSQWLEQDSWSPLEIHSSELPKLYKFIKKPSPNPSPNT
- a CDS encoding YheT family hydrolase, which produces MKYVAPCWLPGGNLQTIWPALFSSRFVGDRPLYVRQRWHTPDRDFIDVDWLSLSNTEPRPSVLLVLFHGLEGSSRSHYAEAFASVARAHRMDFAVPHFRGCSGELNQGPRAYHSGDHQEIAWILEELQKRHQGPILAVGVSLGGNALLRWAQEQGNQAAHTVSACVAISAPLDLAASGQAIARGFNRVYTNMFLRTMKPKALLKLNQHPGLFDRSKLMGTKTLYEFDNVFTAPLHGFKDTEDYWLRASAKPRMQDIQVPTLVINAKNDPFVPAACLPTQKNVGRHVTLWQPSDGGHVGFPRGRPPAHVMEIPELVIRWCKDHLPVVESAYG
- a CDS encoding YybH family protein, which produces MKKAAHQHAVLGGSPDEIEAAFYEALQSADIERMMACWANEDEIACIHPGGPRVIGAGAIRAAFEAVFAHSGAVSARPESIRRVDSLTSAVHHVLERVEVLTPDGLVHAFVLATNVYQKTPEGWRMVVHHASPGSQDEHHEIDPTPQVLH
- a CDS encoding F0F1 ATP synthase subunit epsilon translates to MNTIHVDVVSAEESIFSGEARFVALPGEAGELGIYPRHTPLITRIKAGSVRIEKADGSEEFVFVAGGLLEVQPNCVTVLSDTAIRGKDLDEEKANAAKMAAEEALKNAKGELDIARAQSELAVMAAQIAALRKFRAKK
- the atpD gene encoding F0F1 ATP synthase subunit beta — protein: MAQVQGKIVQCIGAVVDVEFPRDKMPKIYDALKMEGSSLTLEVQQQLGDGIVRTIALGSSDGLRRGMMVQNTARPITVPVGKATLGRIMDVLGSPIDERGPVSNEMQASIHRLAPAYDELNPSQELLETGIKVIDLVCPFAKGGKVGLFGGAGVGKTVNMMELINNIAKAHSGLSVFAGVGERTREGNDFYHEMADSGVVNLEKLEDSKVAMVYGQMNEPPGNRLRVALTGLTIAESFRDEGKDVLFFVDNIYRFTLAGTEVSALLGRMPSAVGYQPTLAEEMGRLQERITSTKVGSITSIQAVYVPADDLTDPSPATTFAHLDSTVVLSRDIASLGIYPAVDPLDSTSRQLDPLVVGEDHYNTARAVQGTLQRYKELRDIIAILGMDELAPEDKLAVARARKIQRFLSQPFHVAEVFTGSPGKYVSLAETIRGFKMIVAGECDHLPEQAFYMVGTIDEAFEKAKKL
- the atpG gene encoding F0F1 ATP synthase subunit gamma, encoding MAAGKEIRGKIKSVENTKKITKAMEMVAASKMRKAQDRMRAARPYSEKIRNIAANLGQANPEYVHPFMVTNDAKSAGMIVVTTDKGLCGGMNTNVLRGVTNKLRDLQAEGVSTQAIAIGNKGFGFLNRIGAKVVSHATQLGDTPHLEKLIGPVKVLLDAYTRGEVNSVYLCYTRFINTMKQEPVVQQLLPLSASAMQADAKADEAATGAKHSWDYIYEPDPQAVIDQLLVRYVEALVYQAVAENMASEQSARMVAMKSATDNAGSVIAELKLVYNKTRQAAITKELSEIVAGAAAV
- the atpA gene encoding F0F1 ATP synthase subunit alpha encodes the protein MQLNPAEISELIKSRIEGLSGSSNIRNEGTVVSVTDGICRVHGLSDVMQGEMLEFPADADGQPSYGLALNLERDSVGAVILGAYEHISEGDTVKCTGRILEVPVGPELKGRVVNALGQPIDGKGPINAKMTDVIEKVAPGVIARQSVSQPMQTGLKSIDSMVPVGRGQRELIIGDRQTGKTAVAIDAIINQKGQNMTCVYVAIGQKASSVKNVVRALEQAGAMEYTIVVAATASESAAMQYVSAYSGCTMGEYFRDRGEDALIVYDDLSKQAVAYRQVSLLLRRPPGREAYPGDVFYLHSRLLERAARVNPDYVEAFTKGEVKGKSGSLTALPIIETQAGDVSAFVPTNVISITDGQIFLETSLFNAGIRPAINAGISVSRVGGAAQTKLIKNLSGGIRTDLAQYRELAAFAQFASDLDESTRKQLDRGARVTELLKQAQYSPLPVSLMGATLFAVNKGFMDDIEVKRVLAFEHGLHAYLKDKHAALLAKLEANKAMDKDAEAELTAAATAFKKSFA
- a CDS encoding F0F1 ATP synthase subunit delta is translated as MAELATIARPYADALFKATAADLQGAVAWVETLKAVALNAQLQEFAARPNVNAEQVFDVIANIAKDSLPPMAKNFLLTVIQNGRLAVLPEIADQFRGLVNAHSGASDATVFSAFAIDAAELNNLTTTLEKRFGRKLNVTVELQPELIGGVRVVVGDEVLDSSVKARLQQMKVALTA